AGCGAGCCGCGGCTGGAAGGACGTTCCGGAGCACTGGCGGGTGAAGCGGGGCACGGGCCTCAGCCAGCGCGCGATCGATGACGGCCGGCTGCACTACACGCCGGACGTGACGCACGACGCGCAATACCTGCCGAGCCTGAACACCGGCTCGGAGGTGGATGTGCCGCTCCGCGTGGACGACGCGACGATCGGCGTGCTCGTGGTGGAGAGCAGTGAACCGAACGCGTTCACCGCCGATGATTTCGAGGTGCTCCAGGCGGCCGCCGACCAGGCGAGCATCGCCATTGGCCGGGCGCGCCTGCTCCGCGCCGAGCGACGGCGCGCCGACGAACACAAGGCCCTGCTCGATACGATGGCCGATCTTTCGGCCGAACTCGAGCTGCCGCGCGTGCTGCAGGCCGTGCTCGCCCGCGCCGTCACGCTGCTGGACGTGACCGGCGGCGAAGTCGCCATCTTCGACCCGGAGACCCAGGAACTGGAAGTCGTGGCGAGCGAGCACATCGGCAAGGATTCCATCGGCACCCGGCTGAAGCTCGGCGAGGGCGCCATGGGCACGGTTGCCGAGACGCACCAGCCGTTGATCATCCCCTCGTATCGCGAGTGGGCAGGTCATTCGGCCAAGTACGCCGACATCCTCGTGCATTCGGTGATGGCCGCGCCGCTCCTCATTGGGCGGCGGCTGGTGGGAGCCATCGCGACGACCCATGCCGATCCGGCGCGCATCTTCACGGACGAGGACCTGCGGCTGCTGAACCTGTTCGCGCCCCAGGCGGCGATCGCCATCGAGAACGCGCGGCTCTACACCGTGGCGCAGCGCCAGCGCCAGTACTTCGAGACGTTGGTGCACAACAATCCAGTGGCCATCGTGACGCTCGACGCCAACCACGCCATCGTCGCCTGCAATCCGACGTTCGAGAAGTTGTTCGGGTACCCGGAAACCGAGGCGGTGGGACGCCAACTCGACGACCTGATCTCCACGTCGGACACCCATTCCGAAGCGGTGGGATACACCCGGGAGGCGCTCGACCGTCCCGTACGCGGGATCGGGCGCCGGCGGCGGAGCGACGGCACGCTGGTGGACGTGGAAATCCTCGGCGTGCCGGTGATCGTGGACGGCGAGCGGGTGGGGCTCATGGGGCT
This DNA window, taken from Gemmatimonadaceae bacterium, encodes the following:
- a CDS encoding GAF domain-containing protein gives rise to the protein MSGKGSAPRPGRTPARPTPRNHAARRQAALLRLSTGIAASHDEAQVYQSVVNGLQDEALGFNFLGAFILEASSGDRVLQASRGWKDVPEHWRVKRGTGLSQRAIDDGRLHYTPDVTHDAQYLPSLNTGSEVDVPLRVDDATIGVLVVESSEPNAFTADDFEVLQAAADQASIAIGRARLLRAERRRADEHKALLDTMADLSAELELPRVLQAVLARAVTLLDVTGGEVAIFDPETQELEVVASEHIGKDSIGTRLKLGEGAMGTVAETHQPLIIPSYREWAGHSAKYADILVHSVMAAPLLIGRRLVGAIATTHADPARIFTDEDLRLLNLFAPQAAIAIENARLYTVAQRQRQYFETLVHNNPVAIVTLDANHAIVACNPTFEKLFGYPETEAVGRQLDDLISTSDTHSEAVGYTREALDRPVRGIGRRRRSDGTLVDVEILGVPVIVDGERVGLMGLYHDITQLLSARREAEQANAAKSQFLASMSHELRTPLNAIIGYSEMLQEEMEELGQPQAVTDLDKIRASGRHLLALINDILDLSKIEAGKMDVHLEQFPVDAVVDEVLVTAQPLVARKGNRLEVRRRGEAGAMRSDRTKVRQILLNLLSNASKFTEAGTITFALDTEDGRVSVSIIDTGIGMTADQMNRLFEAFAQADTSIASRYGGTGLGLAISRRFARLLGGEIHVTSVPGQGSTFTVDFPRDAGATAT